A genomic stretch from Erigeron canadensis isolate Cc75 chromosome 9, C_canadensis_v1, whole genome shotgun sequence includes:
- the LOC122582866 gene encoding calcium-transporting ATPase 12, plasma membrane-type-like, translated as MNNLTMANEIILQIDIELEPMLNISTVTFSRAQKRWRLAYHSISFSNTLRSYTELPKKYSSITEILAAVASHTAPETSPNATNIDANVEELWGVDQSALAELMKNKDLDMLRKFNGVEGLAKSLHTTLEHGINGQDIERRKTAFGSNVCSKPTPKPFWSFVVGAFGDPTIVILLIAAAFSSDINVAEERWGEGLKILVSLGMALVVSSVTSFFQERQFDSLPKRSNNAKIDAIREGRRQKVLVSDVVVGDIVCLSVGDQIPANGLIINGHSLLINVSRMTGETKYIHDGGTDTAFLYSGSKVADGNARMLVISVGVDTASASDSNETTQLQSRIGKLMDLIRKVGLIVSTLVLVIMLILRFTGYTRHKNGKWDCQQKHTDILDKLNSFTRMWIATAQDIRLAVTLTLAYCRKRLMGNHVMVRKLSACETMGSATVICTGKTGTLTMNKMQVGKFWVGLVHIKDDSLIRTINAKVLELYHQGVGLNTTGIDYNSETALEYSGNPTEKAILSWAVTKLAMDTEKLNQDYTILDVETFNSEKKRSMVSIRNNKDNIVHVHWKGAAEMVLAMCSNYYDRNGVIKSIDPEKKIRFEKIIRSMAESSLRCIAFAHKKKDNTGNEEELILLGIVGIRDQCRLGAKKAIENCRSAGVDIKMITGDNVFTAKAIATYCGILKPGQPVTGDGRKVITGEEFRSFTEDQRMEKVDSIRVMARSTPLDKLMMVECLRKKGHVVAVTGHDTDDAHALKEADIGLSMGIQGTEVVKESSDIVILNDDFGSIVEALRWGRRAYKNIRKFVKHQLTVTIAALAINSIATACATDAPLTVVQLLWVNILMDSLGAIALATECPAKELKHNLPMDRGAPILTNDMCRNILAQALYQIVLLSTFQFKGRSIFNVNEKVKNTMIFNTFVLCQVFNIFNSRKPDNRNVFKGVYKNYIFLGVIGITIIIQVVIVECLNNFADTEKLNRKQWKICIISAALSLPIGFVAKFIPVPNTPLASHKHRWI; from the exons ATGAACAACCTGACAATGGCCAACGAGATTATTCTACAAATTGATATTGAACTTGAACCTATGCTCAACATAAGCACAGTAACTTTTTCAAGAGCCCAGAAAAGATGGCGTCTCGCTTACCATTCAATTAGCTTCTCAAACACACTGAGATCCTATACTGAACTTCCCAAGAAGTATTCATCCATTACTGAGATATTAGCAGCAGTAGCTTCACATACAGCTCCTGAAACTAGTCCAAATGCTACCAATATTGATGCTAATGTGGAAGAATTGTGGGGTGTTGACCAGAGTGCCCTCGCCgaattgatgaaaaacaaagacTTGGATATGCTTAGAAAGTTTAATGGCGTCGAAGGCTTGGCTAAATCTCTTCACACCACTCTTGAACATGGAATAAATGGGCAAGATATAGAAAGAAGGAAAACTGCATTTGGTTCCAATGTTTGCTCCAAGCCAACACCAAAACCATTTTGGTCTTTTGTGGTGGGGGCTTTCGGAGACCCCACAATTGTCATACTGCTTATTGCTGCTGCCTTTTCTTCCGACATAAATGTGGCAGAAGAAAGATGGGGCGAGGGCCTTAAAATCTTAGTCTCCCTCGGCATGGCTCTTGTTGTGTCTTCTGTAACCAGCTTCTTTCAAGAGAGACAGTTTGATAGTTTGCCCAAAAGGAGCAACAATGCAAAGATAGATGCTATAAGAGAAGGGAGGAGGCAAAAAGTACTCGTTTCTGATGTGGTGGTCGGGGATATCGTATGTCTTAGTGTTGGGGATCAGATTCCCGCCAACGGGTTGATCATCAATGGCCATTCTTTGCTTATTAATGTATCGAGAATGACAGGAGAGACCAAATACATACACGATGGCGGCACCGATACTGCCTTCTTATATTCTGGTTCAAAAGTGGCTGACGGGAACGCTCGAATGCTTGTGATATCGGTGGGGGTGGACACTGCTTCCGCCAGTGATTCCAATGAGACAACACAGTTACAATCTCGTATCGGGAAGCTCATGGATTTAATTCGGAAGGTTGGCTTGATAGTTTCTACCCTCGTGCTTGTAATTATGTTGATCCTGCGTTTCACAGGATATACAAGACATAAGAATGGAAAGTGGGATTGCCAGCAGAAACACACAGATATATTGGACAAACTTAACTCTTTCACACGTATGTGGATTGCAACTGCACAAGACATACGACTAGCTGTTACTCTCACACTTGCTTACTGTAGAAAGAGATTGATGGGCAATCACGTTATGGTCAGGAAGTTATCAGCCTGCGAGACCATGGGTTCAGCCACTGTCATATGCACCGGTAAAACAGGGACTTTGACCATGAATAAAATGCAAGTTGGGAAATTTTGGGTTGGCCTTGTCCATATCAAAGATGATTCTTTAATAAGAACAATAAATGCAAAAGTTCTTGAGCTTTACCATCAAGGAGTCGGTTTAAATACCACTGGTATTGATTACAATTCAGAAACCGCACTTGAATATTCTGGAAATCCAACGGAAAAGGCAATTCTATCATGGGCAGTGACGAAACTGGCCATGGATACAGAGAAACTGAATCAAGATTATACCATTCTCGATGTTGAGACTTTCAATTCTGAGAAGAAAAGAAGCATGGTTTCCATTAGAAACAACAAAGACAATATTGTACATGTTCACTGGAAAGGAGCTGCTGAGATGGTTCTAGCGATGTGTTCAAATTATTATGATAGAAACGGTGTTATAAAGTCCATAGATCCTGAGAAAAAGATACgatttgaaaaaataatacGAAGTATGGCAGAGAGTTCACTCAGGTGCATCGCTTTTGCTCATAAGAAGAAAGATAATACAGGGAACGAAGAAGAGTTGATATTGTTAGGCATTGTTGGGATCAGAGATCAATGTAGACTAGGGGCAAAGAAAGCTATTGAGAATTGTCGTTCGGCTGGGGTGGATATTAAGATGATAACCGGAGACAATGTTTTCACAGCAAAAGCCATTGCCACATATTGTGGAATACTTAAACCTGGTCAACCGGTAACG GGTGATGGAAGAAAAGTAATAACAGGTGAGGAGTTTCGTAGTTTCACAGAGGATCAGAGAATGGAGAAAGTTGACAGTATACGAGTAATGGCAAGATCAACACCCTTGGATAAGCTTATGATGGTGGAGTGCTTGAGAAAGAAAGGTCACGTGGTTGCAGTCACAGGCCATGATACAGATGATGCACATGCTCTGAAAGAAGCAGACATTGGACTTTCCATGGGGATTCAGGGTACTGAGGTGGTCAAGGAGAGCTCGGACATTGTCATCTTAAATGATGATTTTGGTTCTATCGTAGAGGCATTGAGATGGGGGCGGCGTGCATACAAGAACATCCGGAAGTTTGTTAAACATCAACTTACCGTAACTATTGCAGCTCTTGCCATCAACTCCATTGCAACTGCTTGTGCTACTGATGCTCCTCTAACGGTAGTCCAACTTTTGTGGGTCAACATCCTCATGGATAGTTTAGGCGCTATAGCACTTGCAACAGAGTGCCCTGCTAAAGAACTCAAGCATAATCTACCCATGGATAGAGGTGCACCCATTTTAACAAATGACATGTGCAGAAACATACTGGCACAGGCTCTGTATCAGATAGTCTTGTTGTCGACGTTCCAGTTCAAAGGTAGATCAATCTTCAATGTAAATGAGAAAGTGAAGAACACTATGATCTTCAATACTTTCGTTCTCTGCCAAGTGTTCAATATATTCAACTCAAGAAAACCAGATAATAGAAATGTGTTCAAAGGTGTTTACAAGAACTACATATTTCTCGGTGTTATTGGGATTACTATCATTATTCAGGTTGTGATAGTGGAGTGCCTAAATAATTTTGCAGACACAGAAAAATTGAATAGAAAGCAGTGGAAAATTTGTATAATCTCTGCAGCCTTATCGTTGCCTATCGGGTTCGTTGCAAAGTTTATACCAGTACCAAATACACCACTTGCAAGCCATAAACATAGGTGGATTTAG
- the LOC122583118 gene encoding calcium-transporting ATPase 12, plasma membrane-type-like encodes MVKDHFPTQYHIGATLYNISTISLSKAKKRWRLAYFSIHFSNSISKLSKKPVHYPITTEIVAAASSRDDDYSERLYDVDQTELVDLMKTKNLKMLIRKFHGVNGLALALETNLESGTKNGQDNARRKRVFGSNTCVKKRSKSFASFVVMACKDTTILILLACAALSLGFGFKQIGAKQGWYEGCSIVLAIFQIIIVSTFIEYCQERHFDDLSKINNNIKTEVIREGRSKKISILDVVVGDVVVLNVGDQIPADGLFINGQSLYVDESSMTGESDHIHIDAIKKPFLFSGSKVADGHARMLVIAVGVNTYWEKTMSSTRSGGSKEQTPMQSRLIRPTTIIAYIGLIVGFIEFAIMLIRYCTGYTRDKNGNWNYDGQCTDTNDILNSFTRAVMATAEGLPLAVTFTLARAVKRMMAHQVLVRKLSACDTIGAATILCTDKTGTLTTNQMKVTRFWLGNDLVEDDSYREVDEKILKLYREGAGLNTAGDVYKSIPNEYTGSPTEKAILSWGVTNLGIDMEKLKEDSTILHVETFNSEKRRSGVSVKRKEDNTIHVHWKGAAEVVLEMCSNYYQKDGLVKAINQQEKTQFKKIIQGMAASSLRCIAFAHKEIPADHGTTEKTLNREELTLLGIVGIKDPCRPGAKRAIDTFKSAGVQVKMITGDNIFTAKAIATECGILEAGEHVSKGEVIEGRKFRNYTNDKRMNKVDNIRVMARSSPSDKLLMVQCLKKKGHVVAVTGDGSNDAPALKEANVGLSMGIQGTVVAKESSDIVILDDDFASFFEALKWGRCAYINIQKFLQFQVPANFVALVINFVKAASAGGIPLTSVQLLWTNFIINILGALAFAFEKPTKELMQKPPVGQATPLITNVMLRNMSAQSLYQIVILLTFEFRGRSMFNVNEKVKNTIIFNTFVLCQVFNEFNSRKLEKRNIFKGLRKNRVFLGIIGVTIILQVLLMEFLQAFAGIKRLNGKEWGICIVFAALSWPMGVLVKLIPVPERPFLSFIQEWV; translated from the coding sequence ATGGTTAAAGATCATTTCCCTACACAATATCACATTGGAGCTACTTTATACAACATTAGCACAATCTCACTTTCTAAAGCCAAGAAAAGATGGCGCCTCGCATATTTTTCGATTCATTTCTCCAACTCCATTTCCAAACTTTCCAAGAAACCAGTACATTACCCGATCACGACTGAAATAGTAGCAGCAGCTTCTTCGCGTGATGATGATTATAGTGAGCGACTATATGACGTTGACCAGACTGAGCTTGTCGATTTGATGAAAACGAAGAACTTGAAGATGCTTATTCGCAAGTTTCATGGTGTGAATGGCTTAGCTCTAGCTCTCGAGACCAATCTTGAAAGCGGGACAAAAAATGGCCAAGATAACGCAAGAAGAAAACGTGTATTTGGTTCCAACACTTGCGTAAAGAAACGTAGCAAGAGTTTTGCTTCTTTTGTGGTGATGGCTTGCAAGGATACTACTATTCTTATTCTGTTAGCATGTGCTGCACTTTCTCTTGGGTTCGGTTTTAAACAAATCGGCGCTAAACAAGGTTGGTATGAGGGTTGTAGTATCGTTCTCGCCATCTTTCAGATTATCATTGTATCGACATTTATTGAATATTGTCAAGAGAGGCATTTTGACGATTTgtcaaaaataaacaacaacATCAAGACAGAAGTTATACGAGAAGGAAGGAGTAAAAAAATATCGATTCTTGATGTTGTGGTTGGGGATGTCGTCGTTCTCAACGTAGGAGATCAAATACCAGCCGACGGATTGTTCATAAATGGACAATCTTTGTACGTGGACGAGTCAAGTATGACAGGGGAGAGTGATCATATACATATTGATGCCATCAAGAAACCATTTTTGTTCTCGGGTTCAAAGGTGGCTGATGGGCATGCTCGAATGCTTGTGATAGCAGTCGGGGTGAACACGTATTGGGAGAAGACAATGAGCTCTACAAGAAGCGGCGGTTCCAAGGAGCAAACGCCAATGCAATCTCGTCTCATTAGACCAACCACCATTATTGCATATATTGGTCTTATAGTTGGTTTCATTGAATTTGCAATTATGTTGATTCGCTATTGCACTGGATACACAAGAGATAAGAATGGCAACTGGAACTATGATGGGCAATGTACAGATACAAACGACATTCTCAACTCTTTTACACGTGCTGTGATGGCAACCGCTGAAGGCCTACCTCTAGCCGTTACTTTCACACTTGCTCGTGCCGTGAAGAGAATGATGGCTCATCAGGTTTTGGTCAGGAAGTTGTCGGCTTGTGATACCATTGGTGCAGCCACTATTCTATGCACCGATAAAACAGGAACTTTGACAacaaaccaaatgaaagttacaagGTTCTGGCTTGGAAATGATCTCGTTGAAGATGATTCTTACAGAGAAGTAGACGAAAAAATTCTTAAACTTTACCGTGAAGGAGCCGGTTTGAATACTGCTGGTGATGTTTACAAATCAATTCCTAATGAGTATACTGGTAGTCCAACTGAAAAGGCAATTCTGTCATGGGGTGTGACTAATTTGGGTATTGATATGGAGAAACTGAAAGAAGATTCTACGATTCTCCACGTTGAGACGTTTAATTCTGAGAAGAGACGAAGTGGAGTTTCTGTGAAGAGGAAAGAAGATAACACCATCCATGTCCACTGGAAAGGAGCTGCAGAGGTGGTGCTGGAAATGTGTTCAAACTATTATCAGAAAGACGGTCTTGTAAAGGCGATAAATCAACAAGAGAAGACACAATTTAAGAAGATCATTCAAGGAATGGCAGCAAGTAGCCTCAGGTGCATTGCTTTTGCTCATAAGGAGATTCCAGCAGATCATGGTACAACCGAAAAAACACTAAACAGAGAAGAATTGACATTGCTAGGCATTGTTGGGATCAAAGATCCATGTAGACCAGGGGCAAAGAGAGCTATTGACACGTTCAAGTCTGCGGGGGTGCAAGTTAAGATGATAACCGGAGACAACATTTTCACAGCAAAAGCCATAGCCACAGAATGTGGGATACTAGAAGCTGGTGAACATGTAAGCAAAGGAGAGGTAATAGAAGGTAGGAAATTCCGTAACTACACGAATGACAAACGAATGAACAAAGTTGACAACATTCGTGTCATGGCAAGATCATCTCCTTCTGACAAGCTTCTGATGGTGCAGTGCCTGAAAAAGAAAGGTCATGTGGTTGCAGTCACAGGTGATGGTTCTAATGATGCACCCGCTCTGAAAGAAGCAAATGTTGGGCTTTCCATGGGGATTCAAGGCACTGTGGTGGCTAAGGAAAGCTCAGATATTGTCATTTTAGATGATGATTTTGCATCTTTTTTCGAGGCATTGAAATGGGGGCGGTGTGCATACATCAACATACAAAAGTTTCTTCAATTTCAAGTTCCTGCAAATTTTGTAGCTCTTGTTATCAACTTTGTTAAAGCGGCTTCCGCAGGAGGTATTCCCCTAACTTCAGTCCAACTATTATGGACCAACTTTATCATCAATATCTTAGGTGCTCTAGCATTTGCTTTCGAGAAGCCCACTAAAGAACTCATGCAAAAGCCGCCAGTAGGTCAAGCCACACCTCTTATAACAAACGTCATGTTGAGGAACATGTCTGCGCAATCTTTGTATCAGATAGTGATTTTGTTGACTTTTGAGTTTAGAGGTAGATCAATGTTCAATGTAAATGAGAAAGTGAAGAATACTATTATCTTCAATACATTTGTGCTCTGCCAAGTGTTTAATGAGTTCAACTCAAGGAAGTTGGAGAAGAGAAACATATTCAAAGGTCTTCGCAAGAATCGTGTATTCCTTGGGATTATTGGGGTGACTATAATTCTTCAAGTATTGTTGATGGAGTTCCTACAAGCATTTGCAGGTATAAAGAGATTAAATGGGAAAGAATGGGGAATATGTATTGTATTTGCAGCCTTATCGTGGCCTATGGGGGTGTTGGTGAAGTTGATACCTGTACCAGAAAGGCCATTTCTAAGCTTCATACAAGAATGGGTCTAA